The following proteins come from a genomic window of Myroides odoratus DSM 2801:
- the gcvH gene encoding glycine cleavage system protein GcvH, which produces MNLPANLKYTKDHEWVAIEGDIATVGITDFAQRELGDIVYVEVETLDQTLDKDEVFGTVEAVKTVSDLFLPLSGEVIEFNEGLETEPELVNQDPYGAGWMIKIKVSDLSEVDALLSDAAYKELIGA; this is translated from the coding sequence ATGAATTTACCAGCTAATTTAAAGTACACAAAAGACCACGAATGGGTAGCTATCGAAGGTGATATCGCTACAGTAGGTATTACAGATTTCGCTCAAAGAGAGTTAGGAGATATTGTATATGTTGAAGTTGAAACCTTAGACCAAACTTTGGATAAAGATGAAGTATTTGGTACGGTAGAGGCTGTGAAAACAGTTTCAGATTTGTTTTTACCATTATCAGGTGAAGTAATTGAATTCAATGAAGGGTTAGAAACAGAACCAGAATTAGTAAACCAAGATCCTTACGGAGCTGGATGGATGATTAAAATTAAAGTTTCTGATTTAAGCGAAGTTGATGCTTTGTTGTCAGATGCAGCATATAAAGAATTGATTGGCGCGTAA
- a CDS encoding VanZ family protein, whose protein sequence is MLWTCFIIYACLAEASSIPKTSFFNIPNKDKVAHFTFYFVFSVIWFLFSNKKNNSKKAKIRTGIVIFTIATFLGGGVELGQYFFTNSRSAEWADFFANSLGSAIGILFGLLITTHKKK, encoded by the coding sequence TTGCTTTGGACGTGTTTTATTATATACGCATGTCTAGCTGAAGCATCCTCAATACCCAAAACGTCTTTCTTTAATATTCCGAATAAAGATAAAGTTGCACATTTTACTTTTTACTTTGTTTTCTCCGTTATTTGGTTTTTGTTTTCGAACAAAAAAAACAACAGTAAAAAGGCGAAAATAAGAACAGGAATAGTTATCTTTACTATTGCAACGTTCTTAGGTGGAGGAGTAGAGTTAGGTCAATATTTTTTCACCAATTCACGAAGTGCAGAATGGGCGGATTTTTTCGCTAATTCACTGGGAAGTGCAATTGGAATTTTATTTGGTTTACTTATAACAACGCATAAAAAAAAATAG
- the deoC gene encoding deoxyribose-phosphate aldolase codes for MRDLREFMDSTYLKTAEQAGLTEVENKKVVTDLIQEAIEEQFKLAMIRPEEVKAGRALVDQNNSKVLIGTVIDFPKGDGGLEAKLKEAKQAVEDGVDELDYVVDYKAFQKGAVDVVKEEVYACTKFGLEQGKVVKWIIEVAALTNTEIVKLTALIKNVVLSNFKETEYDKVFVKSSTGFYQTEGGKPNGATMETLVLMLENAGPLPVKAAGGIRDRETAIEMITLGVKRLGTSSAKVIVEGKGSTENY; via the coding sequence ATGAGAGATTTGAGAGAGTTTATGGATTCTACGTATTTAAAAACTGCAGAACAAGCAGGTTTGACAGAAGTAGAAAATAAGAAAGTTGTGACCGACTTAATTCAAGAAGCGATTGAAGAGCAGTTTAAGCTAGCGATGATTCGCCCTGAAGAAGTAAAAGCGGGAAGAGCATTAGTAGATCAAAACAACTCTAAAGTTTTGATTGGTACCGTGATCGACTTTCCAAAAGGAGATGGAGGATTAGAAGCAAAGCTGAAAGAAGCGAAACAAGCAGTCGAAGATGGAGTAGACGAGTTGGATTATGTCGTGGATTATAAAGCCTTTCAAAAGGGAGCTGTTGATGTAGTGAAGGAAGAAGTTTACGCTTGTACCAAGTTCGGTTTAGAACAAGGAAAAGTAGTGAAATGGATTATTGAAGTAGCAGCGTTGACGAATACAGAAATCGTTAAACTAACAGCGTTGATTAAAAATGTGGTATTGAGTAATTTCAAAGAAACAGAATACGATAAAGTATTTGTGAAATCATCGACTGGTTTTTATCAGACAGAAGGGGGAAAACCTAATGGTGCAACGATGGAAACGCTTGTTTTAATGCTAGAAAATGCAGGTCCACTACCTGTAAAGGCAGCTGGAGGAATTCGCGATCGAGAAACTGCTATCGAAATGATTACTTTAGGCGTTAAAAGATTAGGAACTTCTTCGGCAAAAGTTATCGTTGAGGGGAAGGGTAGTACTGAAAATTACTAA
- the cyoE gene encoding heme o synthase → MKTALNISSENKQSVSILKEFKEMTKMGLALSVVFSTLAGYVLAVPDIRSINYMTIIALAVGGYCMVGASNVYNQIIERDLDAKMNRTANRPIASGRVKPTPAFILAVVLTLLGIGILYAINPKTAMFGAISIFLYTSVYTPLKTITPLSVFVGAFPGAIPFMLGWVAETNNFGIEAGTLFLIQFFWQFPHFWAIGWFLFDDYKRGGFSMLPTGKKDNKTLTQIILYTIWLIIVSIFPVFNVTGRLYLTPIAAGLVLLAGIWMLTAAVKLYKQRTDKAARALMLVSVTYISLIQIIYVLDKILR, encoded by the coding sequence ATGAAAACAGCTTTGAATATTTCTTCTGAAAATAAACAATCGGTTTCTATCCTTAAGGAATTTAAAGAAATGACTAAGATGGGACTTGCCCTTAGTGTAGTGTTTTCCACTTTGGCAGGTTATGTTTTAGCTGTTCCGGATATTAGAAGCATAAATTATATGACCATCATCGCTCTAGCAGTAGGGGGATATTGTATGGTTGGAGCATCTAACGTTTACAATCAAATTATTGAGCGTGATTTAGATGCTAAAATGAACCGCACGGCAAATCGACCAATCGCATCGGGTCGTGTAAAGCCAACACCCGCTTTTATTCTAGCCGTGGTGTTAACGCTTTTAGGGATCGGAATCTTGTATGCCATCAACCCTAAAACAGCAATGTTTGGTGCAATCTCTATCTTTTTATACACAAGTGTTTATACTCCGTTAAAAACCATAACACCACTATCTGTGTTTGTTGGGGCTTTCCCTGGAGCAATTCCTTTTATGTTAGGATGGGTTGCAGAAACCAATAACTTTGGTATCGAAGCAGGAACCTTATTCTTAATTCAATTCTTTTGGCAATTTCCCCATTTCTGGGCAATTGGATGGTTCTTGTTTGACGATTATAAACGTGGTGGATTCTCCATGTTACCAACTGGAAAGAAAGATAATAAGACGCTAACGCAGATTATTTTATACACCATTTGGCTGATCATCGTTTCTATATTCCCAGTATTTAATGTAACGGGTCGATTGTATTTGACGCCAATTGCAGCGGGTCTAGTTTTACTAGCGGGAATTTGGATGCTTACAGCAGCCGTAAAGCTTTATAAGCAGAGAACGGATAAAGCCGCTCGTGCATTAATGTTAGTAAGTGTAACTTACATCTCATTAATCCAGATTATTTACGTGTTAGATAAAATTTTACGATAG
- a CDS encoding cytochrome c oxidase subunit 3 — MENIVAQEQYEKKGRALKVMLLFAIGSIAMVFAGLTSAYVVSKSRPDWLADFVLPMDFTISTVAIVISSVTMHLALKATKEGNVKSGTIYLISTLILGLLFVFLQFKGFGQVISEGYFFTGSESTITTSFLYVIVIVHIAHLFGGMISLLVVIYNHFKQKYNAEQYVGIQLCAWFWHFLDILWVYLFLFFTFFK, encoded by the coding sequence ATGGAAAATATTGTAGCGCAAGAGCAATACGAGAAAAAAGGTAGAGCATTAAAAGTAATGTTGCTATTTGCTATTGGAAGTATTGCCATGGTGTTTGCAGGTTTGACAAGTGCTTACGTAGTAAGTAAGTCTAGACCTGACTGGCTTGCAGATTTTGTATTGCCAATGGATTTTACAATTAGTACCGTTGCGATTGTAATTAGCAGCGTGACGATGCATCTTGCTTTGAAGGCAACGAAAGAGGGAAATGTTAAAAGTGGTACGATTTATTTAATTTCTACTTTGATATTAGGTCTCTTATTCGTTTTTTTGCAATTCAAAGGTTTTGGACAGGTAATTAGCGAAGGCTACTTCTTTACAGGAAGCGAAAGTACAATTACAACTTCATTTTTATATGTCATTGTAATTGTGCATATTGCACACTTGTTTGGAGGGATGATTTCTTTACTCGTGGTAATTTATAATCATTTTAAACAAAAGTATAATGCTGAGCAATACGTTGGAATACAGCTATGTGCATGGTTCTGGCATTTCTTAGATATACTTTGGGTCTATTTGTTTTTGTTTTTTACATTCTTTAAATAG
- a CDS encoding cytochrome c oxidase subunit 3: MGATVTTEATEVRGDARGPLNVSYGKMMMWYFILSDSLTFCGFLVGYGFTRYKFMDTWPIADEVFNHFPFLHGVDAPMYYVALMTFILIFSSVTMVLAVDAGHQMKRKKVATYMFLTILGGLVFVGSQAWEWKNFINGSYGAVETRGGSILQFVGEDGKQIALADFAVVDPNRGEATLTRAKATWFVNGPSQSTYSLAEVQAGFDANPAIRIRTQNTTDAKHKEILSREASVERLKDAVLVVEGANLIRNEYGHKTFADFFFFITGFHGFHVCTGILINIIIFFNVLLGTYDRRGSYEMVEKGGLYWHFVDLVWVFVFTFFYLV; encoded by the coding sequence ATGGGAGCGACAGTTACTACAGAAGCTACTGAAGTAAGAGGCGATGCAAGAGGGCCTCTAAATGTAAGCTACGGTAAAATGATGATGTGGTACTTCATATTATCAGATTCATTAACATTTTGTGGATTCCTTGTAGGATACGGTTTTACAAGATACAAGTTCATGGATACTTGGCCGATTGCAGACGAGGTGTTTAACCACTTTCCTTTCTTACATGGTGTAGATGCACCAATGTACTATGTGGCCTTAATGACCTTCATTCTTATTTTCTCATCTGTAACGATGGTATTAGCAGTTGATGCTGGTCACCAAATGAAGAGAAAAAAGGTGGCAACTTATATGTTTTTAACTATCCTAGGTGGTTTAGTGTTCGTTGGATCACAAGCTTGGGAATGGAAAAACTTCATCAATGGTTCTTATGGAGCTGTAGAAACTAGAGGAGGATCAATCTTACAATTCGTAGGAGAAGATGGAAAACAAATTGCATTAGCTGATTTTGCAGTTGTAGATCCGAATCGTGGGGAAGCTACATTAACAAGAGCTAAAGCAACTTGGTTCGTAAATGGACCTAGTCAATCAACGTATTCTTTAGCTGAAGTTCAAGCTGGTTTTGATGCGAATCCTGCAATCAGAATTCGTACACAAAATACAACAGATGCAAAACACAAAGAAATCCTTTCGAGAGAGGCTTCTGTGGAGCGTTTGAAAGATGCAGTATTAGTTGTTGAAGGAGCTAACTTGATCCGCAACGAATACGGACACAAAACGTTCGCTGATTTCTTCTTCTTTATTACTGGATTCCACGGATTCCACGTTTGTACAGGTATCTTAATTAACATTATCATTTTCTTTAATGTGTTATTAGGTACGTATGACAGAAGAGGTTCATACGAAATGGTTGAAAAAGGAGGATTATATTGGCACTTCGTAGATTTAGTATGGGTGTTTGTATTTACATTCTTCTATTTAGTTTAA
- a CDS encoding cytochrome C oxidase subunit IV family protein — translation MAADATAHHSNAKKIWKVFFILSAITIVEVVLGIFKPESIHHVHFFGLSLLNYIFIVLTIWKAYYIMWSFMHLEQEKTAFRWTVAGVLAFLCVYLITLVLIEGNYVYEVFHNAQYKWIF, via the coding sequence ATGGCAGCAGATGCAACAGCACACCACTCAAACGCAAAGAAAATCTGGAAAGTATTCTTTATCTTATCAGCAATCACAATTGTAGAGGTTGTATTAGGTATTTTTAAACCAGAAAGCATACATCACGTACATTTCTTTGGATTAAGTTTGTTAAATTATATCTTCATTGTTTTAACAATTTGGAAAGCGTACTACATCATGTGGTCGTTCATGCACTTAGAACAAGAGAAAACAGCATTTAGATGGACGGTAGCGGGAGTTTTAGCTTTCCTATGTGTTTATTTAATCACTTTGGTTTTAATTGAAGGAAACTACGTATATGAAGTATTCCACAATGCACAATATAAGTGGATATTTTAA
- a CDS encoding SCO family protein has protein sequence MKDKSYIWISLVVLVFGIWAVPKIIKKFEKSDLIVIGQAPSFELVDQNNKTINNASYKGKVYVVEFFFANCPTICPIMNQNMLKLQDTFRPHMDFGIASITIDPKNDTVEALKAHGEELGITIPHWHMLTGDAKYIYDLAAKFNLYTGVNPEAPGGFEHSGLFALIDKEGNIRCRIDEHGNPVLYYDGTSDEGVQWIKEDIKLLLAE, from the coding sequence ATGAAAGATAAATCATATATCTGGATTTCTTTAGTTGTATTGGTATTCGGAATTTGGGCGGTGCCAAAGATTATTAAGAAATTCGAAAAGTCAGATTTAATTGTTATTGGACAAGCGCCAAGTTTTGAACTAGTTGATCAAAACAATAAGACCATCAATAATGCTAGTTATAAAGGGAAAGTGTATGTAGTCGAATTTTTCTTTGCGAATTGCCCGACAATCTGCCCGATTATGAATCAAAATATGTTGAAGTTACAAGATACCTTCCGTCCACATATGGATTTCGGTATTGCTTCAATCACAATTGATCCTAAAAATGATACCGTTGAAGCGTTGAAAGCACATGGGGAGGAATTAGGTATTACAATTCCCCATTGGCACATGTTGACTGGAGATGCAAAATACATCTATGATTTAGCTGCTAAGTTCAATTTATATACAGGAGTTAATCCAGAGGCACCTGGAGGATTTGAACATTCAGGGTTATTTGCTTTAATTGATAAAGAAGGGAATATCAGATGTAGAATCGATGAGCATGGGAATCCTGTGTTATATTATGATGGTACATCAGATGAAGGTGTTCAATGGATCAAAGAAGATATTAAATTATTGTTAGCTGAATAA
- a CDS encoding DUF420 domain-containing protein — translation MENYKELEQKYTKWIWILSITIPVVVAILFGVNLQKLGYDVQPLSFLPPIYATINGITAVLLVWAVAAIKKGNKALHERLIKLCIACSVAFLAMYVAYHMTSIETKYGGEGFIRYAYFFILITHILLSIIIIPFVLITFVRGISGSYQRHKKLARITYPMWLYVAVTGVIVYLMISPYYVN, via the coding sequence ATGGAAAATTATAAAGAATTAGAACAAAAATATACCAAGTGGATTTGGATTTTGTCCATCACTATTCCTGTGGTTGTAGCGATTCTATTTGGCGTAAACTTGCAGAAGTTAGGGTATGATGTTCAACCCTTAAGTTTTTTACCCCCAATTTACGCTACTATTAATGGAATTACAGCTGTATTGCTAGTTTGGGCAGTAGCTGCTATTAAAAAAGGAAATAAAGCCTTACACGAGCGTTTAATTAAATTGTGTATCGCTTGTTCGGTTGCTTTCTTAGCGATGTATGTTGCTTACCATATGACTTCAATCGAAACGAAATATGGAGGAGAAGGATTTATCCGTTATGCGTATTTCTTTATTTTGATCACGCATATCTTATTGTCTATTATCATTATTCCTTTCGTATTAATCACATTTGTACGTGGTATTTCAGGTTCATACCAACGCCATAAAAAATTGGCGCGTATTACTTATCCGATGTGGTTGTATGTTGCAGTAACCGGGGTAATCGTATATTTAATGATTTCTCCTTATTACGTAAATTAG
- a CDS encoding TolC family protein has translation MNLSKFYILVLFSFLALPVLAQEKHWTLDECIDYAIEHNISVKQIEIGEQRNIVTVDMARYDFLPVLSGSANHSWTMVDQPDVQTGTIGQRTLQESTVGLSVGIDIFDGLQKQKRLAKARLEHVASVYQVQKIKEDIALAVINSYLQIIFNKELVHTNKVQLDYDENEVSRVQVLVNAGAVPAGDLLDVKATVASSTQRLISSENELIIAKLNLAQLLQIRDYEHFDVQDTDYKITESELMLYTPEEITSRAFESLTNIKTAELNVQLAEKEVQISKGAYYPKLTGFYNFGSNVRYQDRIVGSSPTEGLDQIGFVEGSGQRVMRQGMMNVYGGPESFFRQIDNNKSSTFGLSLTVPIFNGLKARKTVKLNQLALEQMQYEKEAEELKLEQLVFKAYTDTKSSFQTYEASVVTLESREKSLEYARERYAVGLINIFELNQNQNLHVTAQSNLLKAKYDYIFKNKILEYYFGLPLFKRN, from the coding sequence ATGAATTTGAGTAAATTTTACATTTTAGTCCTGTTTTCTTTTCTTGCTTTGCCTGTCTTAGCACAAGAGAAGCACTGGACGCTAGACGAATGTATTGATTATGCAATCGAACACAATATCAGCGTCAAGCAAATCGAAATAGGCGAACAGCGCAATATCGTTACTGTGGATATGGCGCGATACGACTTTTTACCTGTCTTGAGTGGATCGGCTAATCATTCTTGGACGATGGTAGACCAACCAGATGTTCAAACGGGGACGATTGGACAACGTACCTTACAGGAATCTACAGTTGGATTGAGTGTAGGGATTGATATTTTTGATGGTCTACAAAAGCAAAAGCGATTAGCAAAAGCGCGTTTAGAGCATGTAGCTTCAGTCTATCAAGTCCAAAAGATCAAAGAAGATATCGCCTTAGCAGTGATTAATTCGTACTTGCAAATTATTTTCAACAAAGAATTGGTGCATACGAACAAAGTTCAATTAGACTACGATGAAAACGAAGTAAGTAGAGTGCAGGTCTTGGTGAATGCAGGGGCGGTGCCAGCAGGAGATTTACTGGATGTAAAGGCAACAGTAGCTTCTTCTACGCAGCGTTTGATCAGCTCTGAAAATGAATTGATTATCGCAAAATTGAATCTAGCTCAATTACTTCAAATTCGAGATTATGAACACTTTGATGTTCAAGATACAGACTATAAAATAACGGAATCGGAATTGATGTTATATACTCCCGAAGAAATTACCAGTCGCGCTTTTGAATCTTTGACGAATATTAAAACGGCAGAACTCAACGTGCAATTGGCAGAAAAGGAAGTACAAATAAGCAAAGGAGCTTATTATCCTAAACTGACGGGATTCTATAATTTTGGTTCTAATGTGCGTTATCAAGATCGAATTGTCGGAAGTAGTCCGACGGAAGGTTTGGATCAAATTGGGTTTGTAGAAGGTTCAGGACAACGCGTGATGCGCCAAGGAATGATGAATGTGTATGGTGGTCCAGAGTCTTTCTTTAGACAGATTGACAACAACAAAAGTTCAACCTTTGGCTTGAGTTTGACCGTGCCTATCTTCAACGGATTAAAAGCAAGAAAAACAGTAAAACTCAATCAATTGGCTTTGGAACAAATGCAATATGAGAAAGAAGCTGAGGAATTGAAATTAGAACAATTGGTTTTCAAAGCTTACACGGATACCAAGAGTAGTTTTCAAACGTATGAAGCTAGTGTTGTAACATTGGAATCTCGAGAAAAATCGTTGGAGTATGCAAGAGAACGCTATGCGGTTGGGCTGATTAATATCTTTGAACTCAATCAAAATCAAAACTTACACGTAACGGCTCAATCAAATCTTCTCAAAGCTAAATACGATTACATTTTTAAGAATAAAATATTAGAATACTACTTCGGATTACCGCTGTTTAAAAGAAATTAA
- a CDS encoding efflux RND transporter periplasmic adaptor subunit gives MKKKYIFIVLALVVGLFVGIQFFTTKDVSTLVELAAVDEINLVETVSGTGKIQPEIEIKITPEVSGEIINLPVKEGQVVNKGDLLVVINPNLYESNLDRMVAMLSTSKAGLEQAEAQLKETKASFARNKTLFEKGVISGSEWDQVVRSYEVAKANKNSAFYNVESSRAAVEEAKVNLLKTTIYAPSAGTISRVDVELGERVLGTQQMAGTELLRVANLNSMEVEVNINENDIVKVKVGDETKINVDAFLKKEFKGIVTSISNSASNQTLSADQVTTFKVKIKILRESYEDLLDGKLEDYSPFRPGMTAAVDIITHVKNKVLAVPISAVVMRSPTDTLSNQEENKAAQTSEALKEAVFVDANGVAQLRFVKTGIQDDKNIEIVQGLKQGDVIITGPYSTVSKTLKHNDKIKKEETKE, from the coding sequence ATGAAAAAGAAATATATATTTATTGTTTTAGCACTCGTTGTTGGTCTCTTTGTTGGGATACAGTTTTTTACGACGAAGGATGTATCTACTTTGGTAGAGTTAGCTGCTGTTGATGAAATCAATTTAGTAGAAACGGTTTCTGGTACAGGGAAAATTCAACCTGAAATTGAGATTAAAATAACACCAGAAGTATCTGGAGAAATCATAAATTTGCCAGTCAAAGAAGGACAGGTAGTCAATAAAGGCGATTTACTAGTTGTAATCAATCCAAACTTGTATGAATCTAATCTAGATCGTATGGTGGCGATGTTGTCAACAAGTAAAGCGGGATTGGAACAAGCAGAAGCACAGTTGAAAGAAACGAAAGCTTCCTTTGCACGAAACAAAACCTTATTTGAGAAAGGTGTTATTTCGGGTTCAGAATGGGATCAGGTGGTGCGTTCGTATGAAGTAGCGAAAGCCAATAAAAATTCGGCCTTTTACAATGTAGAAAGTTCGAGAGCAGCAGTTGAAGAAGCGAAAGTGAATTTGTTGAAAACAACAATTTACGCACCTAGTGCAGGAACAATTTCGCGTGTAGATGTTGAATTGGGGGAGCGCGTACTTGGAACGCAACAAATGGCGGGTACAGAACTATTGCGCGTAGCGAATTTGAATAGCATGGAAGTTGAAGTAAACATCAACGAAAATGACATTGTCAAAGTGAAAGTTGGGGATGAAACAAAAATCAATGTGGATGCCTTTTTGAAAAAGGAGTTTAAGGGAATTGTAACGAGTATTTCCAATTCAGCTTCCAATCAAACCTTATCTGCGGATCAGGTAACAACGTTCAAGGTAAAGATTAAAATTCTACGTGAATCCTATGAGGATTTACTCGACGGAAAGTTAGAAGATTATTCTCCTTTCAGACCAGGGATGACGGCAGCTGTAGATATTATTACTCACGTTAAAAATAAAGTGCTTGCTGTGCCAATTAGCGCAGTTGTTATGCGTAGTCCTACTGATACATTGAGTAATCAAGAAGAGAATAAAGCAGCACAAACAAGCGAAGCGCTCAAAGAAGCTGTATTTGTAGATGCCAATGGTGTAGCCCAATTGCGCTTTGTAAAAACAGGGATTCAAGACGATAAAAATATTGAAATTGTTCAAGGGTTGAAGCAAGGGGATGTCATCATTACAGGACCTTACTCAACAGTTAGTAAAACCTTGAAACACAACGATAAGATAAAGAAAGAAGAAACGAAAGAATGA
- the tsaB gene encoding tRNA (adenosine(37)-N6)-threonylcarbamoyltransferase complex dimerization subunit type 1 TsaB: protein MIVLLNIETATKNCSVSLSVDGALVGVKEIAEENFSHAEKLHVFIEELLKENGLTMQNLSAIAVSQGPGSYTGLRIGVSSVKGLCYGLNIPMIALDTLQILAKQLQVNSGWIIPMIDARRMEVFCATFSHEGVLVKAIEAKVIDETSFSELEGDVPVYFIGDGAMKCATVLTAPNFKFIDAIVYPSAKEMVALSYEKYTAKDFVDVAYFEPYYLKDFVMPVKQKK, encoded by the coding sequence ATGATTGTACTATTGAATATAGAGACCGCAACTAAAAACTGTTCTGTCTCTTTGTCTGTAGATGGAGCACTTGTAGGAGTGAAAGAAATAGCAGAAGAAAATTTTTCTCATGCAGAAAAACTGCATGTGTTTATAGAAGAGCTGCTCAAAGAAAACGGGTTAACAATGCAAAATCTATCGGCTATTGCCGTTAGTCAAGGACCTGGATCTTATACTGGATTGCGCATTGGTGTGTCATCCGTTAAAGGTTTGTGCTATGGACTAAATATCCCGATGATTGCGCTAGATACGTTGCAGATTTTAGCCAAGCAATTGCAAGTGAATAGCGGGTGGATTATCCCGATGATTGATGCAAGGCGAATGGAGGTGTTTTGCGCCACTTTTTCTCATGAAGGGGTATTGGTTAAGGCTATTGAGGCAAAAGTGATTGACGAGACTTCTTTTAGTGAATTAGAGGGGGATGTACCCGTTTACTTCATTGGGGATGGAGCAATGAAATGTGCTACCGTCCTAACAGCACCTAATTTTAAATTTATTGATGCTATTGTCTACCCTTCTGCCAAAGAAATGGTTGCGTTGAGTTATGAAAAATATACCGCAAAAGACTTTGTAGATGTGGCTTATTTTGAACCCTACTACTTGAAGGATTTTGTAATGCCTGTAAAACAAAAGAAATAA
- a CDS encoding mechanosensitive ion channel family protein produces MEKFDHLLTSYIENAIAYIPHIVTSLLILGLGLWVIKMSQTIARRIMTKRNIDPTFSSFILDVLLWGFRILLFVVIASKLGIQTSSFVAIIGAMSLAIGLSLQGSLSNFAGGVLIILFKPFRIGDIIEAQGETGKVLSIHIFSTQIVNYQNSVIYLPNGVLSNSKIKNISQNNLRRSEVLVQTNLTKNTNLFIDQLLEELQSNDKILSQPKPRVLIKELLDTKITYVVQVWVDNDNFTAVNSFILLKSREISDAL; encoded by the coding sequence ATGGAAAAATTCGATCATTTATTGACGTCTTATATTGAAAATGCAATTGCCTATATTCCGCATATTGTAACCTCCCTTCTTATTCTTGGTTTGGGGTTGTGGGTCATTAAAATGTCTCAAACGATTGCTAGGCGTATCATGACAAAGCGCAATATAGACCCAACGTTTTCAAGCTTTATACTCGATGTTTTACTTTGGGGGTTTCGCATTTTGCTTTTCGTTGTTATCGCCTCCAAACTAGGCATTCAAACGAGCTCGTTTGTTGCGATAATTGGTGCCATGAGTTTGGCTATTGGACTTTCATTACAAGGCTCGCTCAGCAATTTTGCTGGGGGAGTTTTGATTATTCTCTTCAAGCCTTTTCGCATTGGAGATATTATTGAAGCCCAGGGAGAAACAGGAAAAGTATTGAGTATTCATATATTTTCCACGCAAATTGTCAACTATCAAAATAGCGTTATTTACCTGCCTAATGGAGTTTTATCCAATAGCAAGATTAAAAATATATCTCAAAATAACCTGAGAAGATCAGAGGTACTTGTTCAGACGAACTTAACCAAAAATACCAATCTATTTATTGACCAGTTGTTAGAAGAGCTTCAGTCCAATGACAAAATCTTATCACAACCGAAACCTCGAGTGTTAATTAAAGAATTACTCGACACTAAAATTACCTATGTGGTACAAGTATGGGTAGACAACGACAACTTTACCGCTGTCAATTCATTTATCCTACTAAAATCAAGAGAAATAAGTGATGCTTTATAA